In one Lysobacter alkalisoli genomic region, the following are encoded:
- the dut gene encoding dUTP diphosphatase — translation MHHTLELKVLDSRFGDEWPLPAYATAASAGLDLRAAVEGPLTLAPGDAALVPSGLAVHIGDPTLCAVILPRSGLGHKHGIVLGNGTGLIDADYQGPLMISVWNRGREAFTIEPGDRIAQLVVLPIVRATLQVVDEFETSARGTGGFGHTGVR, via the coding sequence ATGCACCACACCCTGGAACTGAAAGTGCTGGACTCGCGATTCGGCGACGAGTGGCCGCTGCCGGCCTATGCCACCGCGGCCAGCGCCGGTCTGGATCTGCGCGCCGCGGTTGAAGGCCCGCTGACACTGGCGCCCGGCGATGCCGCGCTGGTGCCATCCGGGCTCGCGGTCCACATCGGCGACCCGACCCTGTGCGCGGTGATCCTGCCGCGCTCCGGGCTCGGCCACAAACACGGTATCGTGCTCGGCAACGGCACCGGCCTGATCGACGCCGATTACCAGGGGCCGCTGATGATCAGCGTATGGAATCGCGGCCGCGAGGCTTTTACGATCGAGCCTGGCGACCGTATCGCCCAGCTGGTCGTGCTGCCGATCGTGCGCGCGACGCTGCAGGTGGTGGACGAATTCGAAACCAGCGCCAGGGGCACCGGCGGCTTCGGCCATACCGGTGTGCGCTGA
- a CDS encoding phosphomannomutase/phosphoglucomutase, with protein MVGQKFERPQLSAEQGRLLRRVLAVACILLAGWFAWSGWQQQQDSSRRSSVQQARDGAVKSVQGVLDAEYKRMAAQLARTDVQTAVAAGDHANAGVHLADGWPGVEAASVFAPSLQSAYAALTAEGARVGGYGRLATLEAAIAQNRPVAWIVGDGATRKLELAAPVHQDGRLVAVASVQLPFDPIRNAVEQARIGDGTYLALRQGSVSLVERGDTGLNGGAEALAARIPDSEWRVAAAVPDVAGGPLGLDGPGCFMLAGVLLLLALLANYADRFARRRKGEDGEDAEAGSDQTLAESVARSPEPPVEATSKVPVIDSSAAPSTAPVAIDGGIFRAYDIRGIVGQTLDAGVAELIGHAIGSLMHEQGLEDIVVGRDGRLSGPELAGGLIKGLRKAGRNVIDIGLAPTPLTYFGAYHLRAGSCVSVTGSHNPPDYNGFKIVVGGETLSGDTITDLYARIAEDRLHTAPSPGRLEQRDINDDYVERVASDVQIERPLKVVVDAGNGVAGELGPRVLEAIGAEVTPLYCEIDGTFPNHHPDPSEPHNLADLIRMVDRLDADLGIAFDGDGDRLGVVTRDGQNIFPDRLLMLFAADVLERNPGAVIIFDVKCTGHLPGYILRHGGSPLMWKTGHSLIKAKMRETDAELAGEMSGHFFFKERWYGFDDGIYAAARLLEILAMHPDGPGQVLAGLPDGVSTPEIKLEAPDGNPHAFVDAFRAQATFEGARLSTIDGLRVDWPDGWGLVRASNTTPVLVLRFDADNKAALDRIQAAFREQLLAVKADLKLTF; from the coding sequence ATGGTGGGTCAGAAGTTCGAGCGGCCGCAGCTGTCGGCCGAACAGGGGCGATTGTTGCGAAGGGTGCTGGCCGTGGCCTGCATTCTGCTGGCTGGATGGTTTGCCTGGAGCGGCTGGCAACAGCAGCAGGACAGCAGCCGGCGCAGCAGCGTGCAGCAGGCCCGCGATGGCGCGGTGAAGTCGGTCCAGGGTGTGCTCGATGCCGAGTACAAGCGCATGGCCGCGCAACTGGCCAGGACCGACGTGCAGACGGCGGTGGCGGCTGGCGACCATGCCAACGCCGGCGTGCACCTGGCCGACGGCTGGCCGGGTGTGGAGGCGGCCAGCGTGTTCGCCCCCAGCCTGCAGAGTGCCTACGCGGCGCTCACCGCCGAGGGCGCCCGTGTCGGCGGTTATGGCCGCCTGGCCACGCTCGAGGCCGCAATCGCTCAGAACAGGCCGGTGGCCTGGATCGTCGGCGACGGTGCGACACGAAAGCTGGAACTGGCCGCGCCGGTGCACCAGGACGGGCGCCTGGTGGCGGTGGCCTCGGTGCAACTGCCGTTCGATCCGATCCGCAACGCGGTCGAACAGGCCCGGATCGGCGACGGCACTTACCTGGCCCTGCGCCAGGGTTCGGTGAGCCTGGTCGAACGCGGCGACACCGGCCTCAATGGCGGCGCCGAAGCGCTGGCCGCACGTATCCCGGACAGCGAGTGGCGTGTCGCCGCAGCGGTGCCGGACGTGGCCGGCGGTCCGCTTGGCCTCGACGGTCCGGGTTGCTTCATGCTCGCCGGGGTACTGTTGTTGCTGGCGCTGCTGGCCAATTACGCCGACCGCTTCGCGCGCAGGCGCAAGGGCGAGGATGGCGAGGATGCCGAGGCCGGCTCCGACCAGACCCTCGCCGAATCCGTGGCCCGGTCGCCCGAACCCCCCGTTGAAGCAACCTCGAAGGTACCCGTCATCGATAGTTCCGCTGCACCCTCTACCGCCCCGGTCGCCATCGACGGCGGCATCTTCCGCGCCTACGACATTCGCGGCATCGTCGGCCAGACCCTTGACGCCGGCGTCGCCGAGCTGATCGGTCATGCGATCGGCTCGCTGATGCACGAGCAGGGCCTTGAGGACATCGTGGTCGGCCGCGATGGCCGCCTGTCCGGCCCCGAGTTGGCCGGAGGCCTGATCAAAGGCCTGCGCAAGGCCGGCCGCAACGTCATCGACATCGGCCTGGCGCCGACCCCGCTGACCTACTTCGGCGCCTACCACCTGCGCGCCGGTTCCTGCGTGTCGGTCACCGGCAGCCACAACCCGCCCGACTACAACGGCTTCAAGATCGTGGTCGGCGGTGAGACCTTGTCAGGCGACACGATCACCGACCTGTACGCGCGTATCGCCGAGGACCGCCTGCACACCGCGCCATCGCCGGGCCGGCTGGAGCAGCGCGACATCAACGACGACTACGTCGAACGCGTCGCCTCCGACGTGCAGATCGAACGCCCGCTCAAGGTCGTGGTCGATGCCGGCAACGGCGTCGCCGGCGAACTCGGCCCGCGTGTGCTGGAAGCGATCGGCGCCGAGGTCACCCCGCTGTACTGCGAGATCGACGGCACCTTCCCCAATCATCATCCGGACCCGAGCGAGCCGCACAACCTCGCCGACCTGATCCGCATGGTCGACCGCCTCGACGCCGACCTCGGCATCGCCTTCGACGGCGACGGCGACCGCCTCGGCGTGGTCACCCGCGATGGCCAGAACATCTTCCCCGACCGCCTGCTGATGCTGTTCGCCGCCGACGTGCTGGAACGCAACCCGGGCGCGGTGATCATCTTCGACGTCAAGTGCACCGGCCACCTGCCCGGCTACATCCTCCGCCACGGCGGCAGCCCGCTGATGTGGAAGACCGGCCACTCGCTGATCAAGGCCAAGATGCGCGAGACCGACGCCGAGCTGGCCGGCGAGATGAGCGGCCACTTCTTCTTCAAGGAGCGTTGGTACGGCTTCGACGACGGCATTTACGCTGCCGCGCGGCTGCTGGAAATCCTGGCCATGCATCCGGACGGACCCGGGCAGGTGCTGGCCGGACTGCCTGACGGCGTGTCCACGCCGGAGATCAAGCTCGAGGCCCCGGATGGCAATCCGCACGCCTTCGTCGATGCGTTCCGCGCGCAGGCCACGTTCGAGGGCGCGCGGCTGTCGACCATCGACGGCCTGCGCGTGGACTGGCCCGACGGTTGGGGCCTGGTGCGCGCCTCCAACACCACCCCGGTGCTGGTGCTGCGATTCGATGCCGACAACAAGGCCGCGCTCGATCGCATCCAGGCTGCATTCCGTGAGCAGCTGCTGGCGGTCAAGGCGGACCTGAAGCTGACGTTCTGA
- the pyrE gene encoding orotate phosphoribosyltransferase — MSYKSRFLQLALDARALRFGEFTLKSGRLSPYFFNAGLFNTGTALAGLATCYADAIDAEGLAGSIKDFDLLFGPAYKGIPLATALACEYARRGRDLPVAFNRKEAKAHGEGGSLIGAPLGGRRVLVVDDVITAGTAIREALSIIRGAGGTPAGIVIALDRQEAVDPTVSRRSAAETVADEQGIPVVSVASLADLLAFTSADGTLADQQSRLLAYRDTYGSRTRG, encoded by the coding sequence GTGTCCTACAAATCCCGCTTCCTCCAGCTCGCGCTCGACGCCCGGGCGTTGCGCTTCGGCGAGTTCACCCTCAAATCCGGCCGGCTGAGCCCGTATTTCTTCAATGCCGGCCTGTTCAACACCGGCACGGCGCTGGCCGGGCTGGCGACCTGCTACGCGGATGCGATCGATGCGGAGGGGCTTGCCGGCTCGATCAAGGACTTCGATCTGCTGTTCGGGCCGGCCTACAAGGGCATCCCGCTGGCGACCGCGCTGGCCTGCGAGTACGCCCGCCGCGGACGTGACCTGCCGGTGGCGTTCAATCGCAAGGAAGCCAAGGCCCATGGCGAGGGCGGCAGCCTGATCGGCGCGCCGCTGGGCGGCCGCCGCGTGCTGGTCGTCGACGACGTGATCACCGCCGGCACCGCGATCCGCGAAGCGCTCAGCATCATCCGCGGTGCGGGGGGCACTCCGGCCGGCATCGTCATCGCCCTGGATCGGCAGGAAGCGGTCGACCCGACCGTGTCGCGACGCTCCGCGGCAGAAACTGTCGCGGATGAGCAGGGCATCCCGGTGGTCAGTGTGGCATCGCTGGCCGACCTGCTGGCCTTCACCAGCGCCGACGGCACCCTGGCCGACCAGCAGTCCCGACTGCTCGCCTATCGCGACACCTACGGCAGCCGCACGCGGGGCTGA
- a CDS encoding exodeoxyribonuclease III, which translates to MKIISFNANGIRSAANKGFFDWFHAQDADVLCVQETKAQESQLVDACFRPDGHHCFYRDAITKKGYSGVAIHSRREPDEVRTALGWAPFDDEGRYIEARYGNLSVVSFYIPSGSSGELRQGFKFEVMDWLKPILDEWLASGRDYVLCGDWNIVRSALDIRNWKSNQKNSGCLPPEREWLNAQIGDDSGSDGTPSREGGWVDAYRALHPQGQDYTWWSNRGAARANNVGWRIDYQLVTPALAKRLKACSIAREPRFSDHAPFTVEFDGGLAR; encoded by the coding sequence GTGAAAATCATCAGCTTCAACGCCAATGGCATCCGCTCCGCGGCCAACAAAGGGTTCTTCGACTGGTTCCACGCCCAGGATGCCGACGTGCTTTGCGTGCAGGAGACCAAGGCCCAGGAATCGCAGTTGGTCGATGCGTGCTTCCGCCCGGACGGCCACCACTGCTTCTACCGCGACGCGATCACCAAGAAGGGCTACAGCGGGGTGGCGATCCATTCCCGGCGCGAGCCGGACGAGGTCCGCACCGCGCTGGGCTGGGCCCCGTTCGACGACGAAGGGCGCTACATCGAGGCGCGCTACGGCAACCTCAGCGTGGTCTCGTTCTACATCCCGTCCGGATCCTCGGGCGAGCTGCGGCAGGGCTTCAAGTTCGAGGTCATGGACTGGTTGAAACCCATCCTCGACGAGTGGCTGGCCAGCGGCCGCGACTACGTGCTGTGCGGCGACTGGAACATCGTCCGCAGCGCGCTCGACATCCGGAACTGGAAGTCGAACCAGAAGAACTCCGGCTGCCTGCCGCCCGAGCGCGAGTGGCTGAACGCGCAGATCGGCGACGACAGTGGCAGCGATGGCACTCCTTCGCGTGAGGGCGGCTGGGTCGACGCCTACCGAGCGCTGCATCCCCAGGGCCAGGACTACACCTGGTGGAGCAACCGTGGCGCCGCCCGCGCCAACAACGTCGGCTGGCGGATCGACTACCAGCTGGTCACCCCGGCGCTAGCGAAGCGACTGAAGGCCTGCTCGATCGCGCGCGAGCCGCGCTTCTCCGACCATGCGCCGTTCACCGTCGAGTTCGACGGGGGCCTGGCCCGATGA
- a CDS encoding AmpG family muropeptide MFS transporter yields the protein MSDLPGSPPSDTPAVPPAKADPVKPARPGWRDVLARLSEPKVLVMLLLGFSSGIPLYLVGNTLGFWMRENAIELSTIGFLSWVGIAYSLKFLWAPLIDKLDAPLFGRWLGRRRGWMLLSQIVVAVALIGMALVQPREGELVLAGIALDQLLVFGALALVVAFASATQDIVIDAWRIESADSNEQQGLLTSSATLGYRGALLVTDALILIMAAHIGWVVSYQLMAVLMAVGVFATLMAREPPASVQATLQSHPALFTPQGLFDALVGPFVAFFRQHGSWALLMLLVISLYRLPDFLMGPMANPFYADLGMDKEAVGSVRGTIGLVATIVGIAAAGLSAVRFGFMPTLIAGAVLGPGSNLAFSWLAMQGPSVSAFTIAMVIDNFCSGYAGVALIGYMSSLTNIGYTATQYALLSSFYALLGKVLKGFSGVAVEQLEVGRSLMEAYSLFFAGTALVGVPGVLLCILLAMRRPRAAGGGGAAA from the coding sequence ATGAGCGACTTGCCCGGCAGCCCGCCGAGCGATACGCCCGCGGTACCGCCTGCCAAGGCCGATCCGGTGAAGCCCGCGCGCCCGGGCTGGCGCGACGTGCTCGCGCGTCTGAGCGAGCCGAAAGTGCTGGTGATGTTGCTGCTGGGCTTTTCGTCCGGCATCCCGTTGTACCTGGTAGGCAACACCCTGGGCTTCTGGATGCGCGAGAACGCGATCGAGCTGTCGACGATCGGGTTCCTGTCCTGGGTCGGCATCGCCTATTCGCTGAAGTTCCTGTGGGCGCCGCTGATCGACAAGCTCGACGCGCCGCTGTTCGGGCGCTGGCTCGGTCGCCGCCGGGGCTGGATGCTGCTCTCGCAGATCGTGGTTGCGGTGGCGCTGATCGGAATGGCGCTGGTACAGCCGCGCGAGGGTGAGCTGGTGCTGGCCGGCATCGCCCTCGACCAGCTGCTGGTGTTCGGCGCGCTGGCACTGGTGGTCGCGTTCGCCTCGGCCACCCAGGACATCGTCATCGACGCCTGGCGCATCGAGAGCGCCGACAGCAACGAGCAGCAGGGCTTGCTGACCTCCAGTGCGACCCTCGGCTACCGCGGCGCGCTGCTGGTCACCGATGCGCTGATCCTGATCATGGCCGCGCACATCGGCTGGGTGGTGTCGTACCAGCTGATGGCAGTGCTGATGGCGGTCGGCGTGTTCGCCACCCTGATGGCCCGCGAGCCGCCCGCCAGCGTGCAGGCAACCCTGCAGTCGCATCCGGCGCTGTTCACCCCGCAGGGCCTGTTCGACGCCCTGGTCGGCCCGTTCGTGGCGTTCTTCCGCCAGCACGGCAGCTGGGCGCTGCTGATGCTGCTGGTGATCAGCCTGTACCGACTGCCGGACTTCCTGATGGGACCGATGGCCAACCCGTTCTATGCCGATCTGGGCATGGACAAGGAAGCCGTTGGCAGCGTGCGTGGCACGATCGGCCTGGTCGCCACCATCGTCGGCATCGCAGCCGCCGGCCTGAGTGCGGTGCGTTTCGGCTTCATGCCGACCCTGATCGCCGGCGCGGTGCTTGGCCCCGGCTCGAACCTGGCCTTTTCCTGGCTGGCCATGCAGGGGCCGAGTGTCAGTGCGTTCACCATCGCCATGGTCATCGACAACTTCTGCAGCGGCTATGCCGGCGTGGCCCTGATCGGCTACATGTCCAGCCTGACCAACATCGGCTACACCGCGACGCAGTACGCCTTGCTGAGTTCGTTCTATGCGCTGCTCGGCAAGGTGCTCAAGGGCTTTTCCGGGGTCGCGGTCGAGCAGCTCGAGGTCGGCCGCAGCCTGATGGAAGCCTATTCGCTATTCTTTGCCGGTACCGCACTGGTCGGCGTGCCCGGCGTGTTGTTGTGCATACTGTTGGCCATGCGCAGGCCGCGTGCCGCCGGGGGGGGCGGGGCAGCGGCATGA
- a CDS encoding anhydro-N-acetylmuramic acid kinase, with translation MPDLPPGLFIGLISGTSADGIDAALVRFGPDARCELLAGSTHAWPDALRARLVEIGQGAKVDSLDEIATLDVQVGEAFAGAALRLLAEAGVAAGDITAIGSHGQTVRHRPAGAAYDGQHPFTWQIGDGHVIAERTGIATVSDFRRRDVAAGGHGAPLLPALHNALLRSPDEDRAVLNLGGIANLTLLPAASDGDVRGFDTGPANCLLDAWCLRHTGRAFDAGGVFAASGQIDETLLARLLDEPWFDAPAPKSTGREQFHLDWVQPRLGGDERVADVQATLLELSACTIADALLASQPTTQRVLACGGGVHNPRLLERIGARLPGVQVESTAAHGIDPDRMEAMGFAWLARQTLAGLPGNLPSVSGACGPRVLGVVHPASARPG, from the coding sequence ATGCCCGACCTTCCTCCCGGCCTGTTCATCGGCCTGATTTCCGGCACCAGCGCCGACGGCATCGACGCCGCCCTGGTGCGTTTCGGGCCCGATGCCCGCTGCGAACTGCTCGCCGGCTCCACCCATGCCTGGCCGGATGCGCTGCGCGCCCGTCTGGTCGAGATCGGCCAGGGGGCGAAGGTCGATTCGCTGGACGAGATCGCCACTCTCGACGTGCAGGTCGGCGAAGCGTTTGCCGGGGCCGCGCTGCGGCTGCTTGCCGAGGCCGGCGTAGCCGCTGGCGATATCACCGCGATCGGCTCGCATGGCCAGACCGTGCGTCACCGCCCCGCTGGCGCAGCCTACGATGGCCAGCATCCGTTTACCTGGCAGATCGGCGACGGCCACGTGATCGCCGAGCGCACCGGTATCGCCACGGTCAGCGATTTTCGCCGCCGCGACGTGGCCGCCGGCGGCCACGGGGCGCCGCTGCTGCCGGCGCTGCACAACGCCCTGCTGCGTTCGCCGGACGAGGACCGTGCGGTGCTCAACCTCGGCGGCATCGCCAACCTGACCCTGCTGCCGGCCGCCAGCGACGGCGACGTGCGCGGCTTCGACACCGGTCCGGCCAACTGCCTGCTCGATGCCTGGTGCCTGCGCCACACCGGGCGCGCGTTCGATGCCGGCGGTGTGTTCGCCGCAAGCGGCCAAATCGACGAAACCCTGCTCGCGCGCCTGCTCGACGAGCCATGGTTCGACGCGCCAGCGCCGAAAAGCACGGGGCGCGAACAGTTTCACCTCGACTGGGTCCAGCCCCGGCTCGGTGGCGACGAGCGCGTCGCGGACGTGCAGGCGACCCTGCTCGAACTCAGTGCGTGCACCATCGCCGATGCATTGCTTGCATCCCAGCCGACGACACAGCGGGTACTGGCCTGCGGCGGCGGCGTGCACAATCCACGCCTGCTCGAACGCATCGGCGCCCGCCTGCCGGGCGTGCAGGTCGAATCGACTGCGGCGCATGGCATTGACCCGGACCGGATGGAGGCGATGGGCTTCGCCTGGCTGGCACGGCAGACCCTGGCCGGCTTGCCGGGCAACCTGCCCAGCGTCAGCGGTGCATGCGGCCCGCGCGTGCTCGGGGTGGTGCATCCGGCGTCCGCCAGACCGGGCTGA
- a CDS encoding M23 family metallopeptidase, giving the protein MTVPGSGQGRRERLKALREAALHRPVLARHLSDGFNGRWSRRQWVTASLFASMGLLVAAIVPGFDTDVTAPTHVPRQSMALALPPLPVRSEEEARGDSWHVVTVQPGQTLGQLFEEQGVPASLLQRILEQPSAKQALGRLRPGTELAFDLPVDGNGLRTFRFDRDDTARIELAINGDAIVENVIERPVETRTVVATGEISSSLYAAARKAGLSPAAIAVMTDQIFQYDIDFNTDIKRGDRFSVVMEENWREGERIGRGQILAATFTTGNKTHSGFRFEREGKAEYYTADGRPLKKSFIRMPIPYARLTSGFGARRHPVLGKVRQHKGVDYAAKTGTPIMAAGDARVQFVGWQGGYGRTVVLDHGRGYTTLYAHMSRFGNYKVGQRVPQGSVIGYVGTSGLSTGPHLHYEFRVNGVHRNPLSVTMPPPEPLRGQALAAFRAQTAPALARIQQVERLVYADAGGDTDAGNVAAAKPAGDGKKG; this is encoded by the coding sequence ATGACTGTACCGGGTTCCGGCCAAGGCCGGCGCGAGCGCCTGAAGGCCCTGCGCGAAGCCGCCCTGCACCGCCCGGTGCTGGCCCGCCACCTCTCCGATGGCTTCAATGGCCGCTGGTCGCGCCGCCAGTGGGTGACCGCCAGCCTGTTCGCGTCAATGGGCCTGCTGGTCGCCGCGATCGTCCCCGGTTTCGACACCGACGTCACCGCACCCACTCACGTGCCGCGCCAGTCGATGGCGTTGGCGTTGCCGCCGCTGCCGGTCAGGAGCGAAGAGGAAGCACGCGGCGACAGCTGGCATGTGGTGACCGTGCAGCCGGGCCAGACCCTGGGCCAACTGTTCGAAGAGCAGGGTGTTCCCGCCTCGCTGCTGCAACGCATCCTGGAACAGCCCAGCGCCAAACAGGCCCTCGGCCGGCTGCGCCCGGGCACCGAGCTGGCTTTCGACCTGCCGGTCGATGGCAATGGCCTGCGCACCTTCCGTTTCGACCGCGACGACACCGCCCGCATCGAGCTGGCGATCAACGGCGATGCGATCGTCGAGAACGTGATCGAACGTCCGGTCGAGACCCGTACCGTGGTCGCCACCGGCGAGATCAGCAGTTCGCTGTATGCCGCCGCGCGCAAGGCCGGGCTGTCGCCGGCGGCGATCGCGGTGATGACCGACCAGATCTTCCAGTACGACATCGACTTCAACACCGACATCAAACGCGGCGACCGCTTCAGCGTGGTGATGGAGGAAAACTGGCGCGAGGGTGAGCGTATCGGCCGCGGTCAGATCCTCGCCGCCACCTTCACCACTGGCAACAAGACCCATTCCGGCTTCCGCTTCGAACGCGAGGGCAAGGCCGAGTACTACACCGCTGACGGCCGGCCGCTGAAGAAGAGCTTCATCCGCATGCCGATCCCGTATGCACGGTTGACCTCGGGCTTCGGCGCCCGCCGCCACCCGGTGCTGGGCAAGGTCCGCCAGCACAAGGGCGTGGACTACGCCGCCAAGACCGGCACCCCGATCATGGCCGCCGGCGATGCTCGCGTGCAGTTCGTCGGCTGGCAGGGCGGCTATGGCCGCACCGTAGTGCTCGACCACGGTCGCGGCTACACCACCCTGTACGCGCACATGTCGCGCTTCGGCAACTACAAGGTCGGCCAGCGCGTGCCGCAGGGCTCGGTGATCGGCTATGTCGGCACTTCCGGACTGTCCACCGGGCCACACCTGCATTACGAATTCCGCGTCAACGGCGTGCACCGCAATCCGCTGTCGGTGACGATGCCGCCGCCGGAGCCGCTGCGCGGCCAGGCGCTGGCCGCATTCCGCGCCCAGACCGCGCCGGCGCTGGCACGGATCCAGCAGGTCGAGCGGCTGGTCTACGCCGACGCCGGCGGCGACACCGACGCCGGCAACGTCGCCGCGGCCAAGCCGGCAGGCGACGGCAAGAAGGGCTGA
- the tyrS gene encoding tyrosine--tRNA ligase codes for MSIQEALELIGRGADEILKQEELEARLGASMKAGGRPLRIKAGFDPTAPDLHIGHTVLLNKMRQFQDLGHTVIFLIGDFTGMIGDPTGKNVTRKPLTREDVLANARTYADQVFKVLDREKTEVRFNSEWFGEMGAADMIRLAAQHTVARMLERDDFAKRYAAQQPIAIHEFLYPLVQGYDSVALKADVELGGTDQKFNLLMGRGLQEAHGQPPQIVLTMPLLEGLDGVQKMSKSLGNYIGIDEPAIDIVTKTMKIDDALMWRWIELLSFDIGVSEAATLKRDIEAGQLNPRDLKLRLARELAARFHDAAAAEQAVVGWNAAVRGEGDIAQLPLNDVAVPAEGLRIAALLTAAGLTPSNSEANRKLKERAVRIDGAVLEDAQRVFTPGFEGVLAVGKRNFARVRLVAA; via the coding sequence TTGTCCATCCAAGAAGCCCTTGAACTGATCGGCCGCGGCGCCGACGAAATCCTCAAGCAAGAAGAGCTCGAAGCCCGTCTCGGCGCGTCGATGAAAGCGGGCGGCCGGCCGCTGCGGATCAAGGCCGGTTTCGACCCGACCGCACCCGACCTGCACATCGGCCACACCGTGCTGCTCAACAAGATGCGGCAGTTCCAGGACCTCGGTCATACGGTGATCTTCCTGATCGGCGACTTCACCGGAATGATCGGCGATCCGACCGGCAAGAACGTCACCCGCAAGCCGCTGACCCGCGAGGACGTGCTGGCCAACGCCAGGACCTATGCCGACCAGGTGTTCAAGGTGCTCGATCGCGAGAAGACCGAGGTGCGCTTCAATTCCGAGTGGTTCGGCGAGATGGGCGCCGCCGACATGATCCGGCTCGCCGCGCAGCACACCGTGGCCCGCATGCTCGAGCGCGACGATTTCGCCAAGCGCTACGCCGCGCAGCAGCCGATCGCGATCCACGAATTCCTGTATCCGCTGGTGCAGGGCTACGACTCGGTCGCGCTCAAGGCCGATGTCGAGCTCGGCGGCACCGACCAGAAGTTCAATCTGCTGATGGGTCGGGGTCTGCAGGAAGCGCACGGCCAGCCGCCACAGATCGTGCTGACCATGCCGCTGCTCGAAGGCCTCGACGGCGTGCAGAAGATGTCGAAGTCGCTAGGCAACTACATCGGCATCGACGAGCCGGCGATCGACATCGTCACCAAGACCATGAAGATCGACGACGCCCTGATGTGGCGCTGGATCGAACTGCTCAGCTTCGACATCGGCGTCAGTGAGGCGGCCACCCTCAAGCGCGACATCGAGGCCGGTCAGCTCAATCCGCGCGACCTCAAGCTGCGCCTCGCACGTGAACTCGCCGCCCGCTTCCATGATGCCGCCGCCGCCGAACAGGCCGTCGTCGGCTGGAACGCCGCCGTGCGCGGCGAGGGCGACATCGCCCAACTTCCGCTCAACGATGTCGCCGTGCCGGCTGAGGGCCTGCGTATCGCCGCGCTGCTGACCGCCGCCGGTCTGACGCCCAGCAACTCCGAAGCCAACCGCAAGCTCAAGGAGCGTGCAGTGCGTATCGATGGCGCAGTCCTCGAAGACGCGCAGCGCGTGTTCACCCCCGGCTTCGAGGGCGTGCTCGCCGTCGGCAAACGCAACTTCGCCCGCGTCCGCCTCGTCGCTGCCTGA